From Paenibacillus graminis:
TAACCGGTGCTGCCCAAGGTCTTGGACAAGGGATAGCTCTTGCCTTTGCAGAAGCAGGCGCAGACGTGATCTCCGCTTCCCTCAATGCAAGCGACGAAACAGTAGCCGCGGCCAAAGCCTTTGGCGTAAAAGCACTCAGCATCGCAGGCGATTTGAGCGATCACACCAAGCTTCAAGGCATGTTCGACGAAGCTGTTGCTTTTACCGGGAAGGTAGACATTCTTGTCAACTGCGCAGGCATGATCCGCCGCACTCCAGCCAAAGACCATAGTGAAAAGGACTGGTTCGATGTCATCAATCTGAACTTGAACACAGTGTTCCTGCTGTCGCAAATTGCCGGACGCCACTTCCTGGAAAGAGGCAACGGTAAAATCATCAACATCTGCTCTATGCTCTCCTACCAGGGCGGGATCAACGTGCCCGGGTATACCGCGAGCAAGCACGGCGTAGCCGGTCTGACCAAAGCTTTTGCCAATGAATGGGCTGGCTCCGGTCTGAATATCAACGCTATCGCTCCAGGATATATGGCTACTGAAAATACTGCACCAATCCGTGCCGACCAGAACCGTTCCGACTCTATCCTCGACCGTATTCCTGCGGGACGCTGGGGAACTGCGGAAGATGTTAAAGGACCTGCTGTGTTCTTGGCATCGGCAGCTTCCGACTACCTGAACGGCCACATCCTGAATGTCGATGGCGGATGGCTCGCCAGATAAATCCGGGATTATACAATCAGGCTGCGGGCGTGTTATGAAATGACATCGGCTTACTCTGCAAGCAGCTGCTGCTAATCCTGCCTTCAAGCCAAAAAGGCTGCACTGTCCACACTATGGACGCTGCAGCCTTTTGCAGTTTTAGAACAAACGCCTAACACCAGAATGACAAATTGCTCCCAAAGATCTTTTTTCCCAGTGGTCCTCCAGTAAAAAAGCATGCCTGGCATCTCTCAGGTAAATTCAACAAATTCATCCGGGTGGGTACGGATATATTCAGCGATTATAGTATGGCTATCCGGTATAATCCGCTGAAAGCGTTCATACAAGACGTTGATGATCCGCCGCAGATCCTGGTCTGTTTCGAGGTCCTTCAAACCCGCATCGCCCCATTCCAATCCCAACCTGAGGTTTCTGGTCTCCAGCCTCTCCTGTGTCTCTTCGAGCAGCTCCCGCAGCACATTATCTGCAAAAAAACGCACCCCCTCCAGCACTCCGCTCCAATAACCTGGCTGTCCCAGTAAGTAAGAGCTCCAAGCATATAATTCTGCCGGTGAGCGGTAGCTGTGGTCATACATGATGCGGAACATGCAAAGTGCTCTCTGTCCCTTGCCCAGCTCTGTGATTGCCGCAGCTTTTACTGCTGGAGATTTCCCGCGGATCCGCATAAAGGTGGGCTCCATACAAGCCCATGCGAGCCTTTCATCACTATAAGAATCAAAATCTATCCTTCCCATGGCCACGAGCATGTTCATCGCCTCCTATGTCATATTATACCTTTTCGGACAATGCCTGCGGGCGTTCGGCCTTTTTTGTGATAGGTTTAATGCAATTAGACTTACAGGAGCATCCACAGGACAGAGGAATTCTCACTATTTGTGATGCACAGGGCCAAGTGGCCGGTACCGTCCCGCAAAGCTGTCCCTCAAGTCATAGCAACAGTTTTTGGAGGATAGCCCCAGATGTCTATTTTCCAGCAATCTGTTAAAGATGGTCAAAACGTGAAAAACGGCGATTCTCCTATCACGGGAACCGCCGCTTAGCTGCTGATTTAGTGCGCCCGCTTCAGGATAGCCAGGCCATGAACCGGAAGTGTGAGCACAGCAGGGACAGCCTCGCCTGACTCCAATTCCGTGTATGCTCTGCCGTCCAGCTCTACGGACTGCTCCATGCCGCTGAAATTCTGCACAAATACATAATCGATTGCGCCGTCTGTGCGCCATTGGGCCGTGACGCCCGCCGGCAGCTCCGTGTCCAATGTGCGGACAATGCCTGCCTGTTTGGCAATCGCCGCGTACAGCTCCACATAGAATCCGGCATCCTTCACGCGGGTAGCGAGATGGTAAGCACGGCCTTCACCTAAACGGTTCAGCGTCAGCGCAGGCTGCCTCGCATAGAAGTCTGTACGGTACGTGCCCAGCGCCTCTGCCCCTTCAAGGTGGATCAGCTCGGCAATCTCATGCGCGTCATAGTCTCCTTCGAGACTTAGGGCATTGCCGGAATTCATCACCAGCCCGTTCAGATCACGGCTGTGCAAGCCTTCGGTCTCTTCGGCCCAGATGCCAAGTGTACGGCGCAGAGGGCCAGGGAATCCGCCCAAATGGCAAAGATCCGTCTCTCCGACCACACCCGACCAATAAGTTCCCAAGAAGGTACCGCCTTCTTCGACATACTTCTCAATCCGTTTGCCGTTGTCCTCGCTGATCAGATACAGCATGGGTCCGATCACCAGCTTATAGGCGGAGAAGTCTTCCTCCGAACCGATAATATCGACCGGAATGCCCAGCTCCCACAGTGCCTGATAATGCTGAAGCACCGTTTCTTCATATTTCAGGCCGGAGTTGCGGATACCCTGGGCATCCTTAACCGCCCAGCGGTTGTCCCAGTCATATATAATAGCGGTCTGCACAGGTGTGGTTGTGCCTACTACGTCTTGCAGCTCTGCGAGGGTACGTCCAACTTCGGCAACATCGCGGAAGACACGGGTTTCGGCGTGGCCGCTGTGGTCAATCACGGCACCGTGGAATTTCTCGCTGGAACCGCGGCTTTTGCGCCATTGGAAGTACTGGACAGAGTCTGAGCCGTGGGCAACCGCCTGCAGCGAAGACAGCTTGTGCATGCCAGGCCGCTTCAGCTTGCTGACCGACTGCCAGTTCGTAAGCGAAGGTGTGCTTTCCATGAGCAGGAATGGCTTGTGCTTGAAGGTACGGAACATATCGTGGTGCATCGCCGTCCAGGCCGCGAGCCGGGCATCGTCATTATCTTCGGTGTACCCCCAGGCCGGATAGGCATCCCAGGAAACGACATCCAGGATTTTGGCCAGCTTGCGGTAATCCACGCCGTCAATATTGTGCATATTGGTCGTTACCGGCAGCTCAGAATTATAATTGCGCACAGAATCAATCTCGTGCTGGCAGAAATCAATCGTCGACTCGCTTACGAAGCGGCGCCAGTCCAGGTTAAGTCCGTGCACCTGGTTTTCTCCGTGCGGGGCCGGGGACTCCACCTGATCCCAGGAAGTGTACGTATGGCTCCAGAACGTTGCCCACCAGGCATGATTCAATTCATCCAGGCTGTCGTCGTATTTCACCTTTAGCCATTCCCTGAAGTTGGCCTGGCACAGGTCACAGTGGCATTCACCGCCGTACTCATTCGAGATATGCCAGCCAATACCTGCCGGATGATCCGCGTAACGCTCAGCCAGTTTGCCGTTCAGCAGGGCTGTCTTCTGCCGATACACCGGCGATGTATAGCAGTGGTTGTGCCGGACACCATGCAAATTGCGCACGCGGTTTCGTTCTACCCGCAGCACTTCCGGATATTTCGCTGACATCCAGGCGGGACGTGCGCCGCTCGGGGTAGCCAGAAAAGCATAAATCCCATTCTCGGCAAAGGTATCGAGAATGCTGTCCAGCCAATGGAAGGTGAATACGCCTTCCTCCGGCTCCAGCGATACCCAGGAGAAGATGCCTACAGACATTACATTGCATTTCGCCAGTTTCATCATGCGGATATCCTCACGCAGCACTTCAGGATATTTCAGCCATTGCTCGGGATTATAGTCGGCCCCATGCAGCATGGCCGGAATCTTGCTGCTGACCGGGGATAATTTCATATTCATTGGCAGGTTCATCCTTTCGGCAGGTTGTCCATGTCCAGATGGGATTATTCTCTGATAATATGTGAGGACAAGCCCTGTCTATTTCATGAATCATTCTTTATACTGTATATAATATAGGATAAAATCATTCAGGCAGTAGGAGTATACACTCGCTTTACTAGCACAAAATGAATACGAGGTGACCATCATGCTCCCCTTCTCGCTAATTGAAATGCCGCGCGACCCGAACCGTTTTCCCTTGTATCCCTATTCGGTCGGCCGGCACATCCAGTATCATCATGTTCGGCCCGGCGGTTTTCCCGTATACCAAATCTTTCTGATCCGCACCGGAAAAGGCTTATTCCGGGATCTAGAGACTGGTGGGGAAACGGTTCTCGAATCCGGTATGGCTTTCGCTTATCCGCCGGACCGGGGCCATGAATATTACCCGCTGTCCCTGGAGCCCTGGCATGTGGGCTTCATCGGCTTCCACGGGGACCTCTCCCAGGGGCTGCTGGAAGGAATCGGGATGCAGCCTGCCGCCCTGCCCTTACGCCCTGAGCGCTTCGAGGAGTGCTGGGAACAGGTGGGCAGTATCTGGCACACTGTGAACCAGCAGGCCAGCCGTCAGGATGAACAGGTGATGCAGGAGCTGTCCGTAGCGCTCTACCGGCTGCTGCTGCTGCTTCGCCGCAGTGATTCTGACACAGGCCCCGCTGGGCGGCTGGAACTGGAGAACGTACGCAATGAGGCATTGCAGAAGGCGGTAAGCCTGATCAATGAGCATTTTACCGAACCGCTGCTGGTCTCTAATCTTGCGGCCGCCGTAGGGTACTCCGTACAGCACTTTCAACGGCTGTTCCTGCAGGAATACGGGATTACACCGCATAAATATTTGCAGAACCTCCGTCTGGAGCGCGCACTGCAATTGATGAGGGAGAATGCCGATATACCAGTACAAGACATCGCACTGAATCTCGGCATGGAAACCAATTATTTCATCCGTGTCTTTCGGAATACATATGGTTGTACGCCGGGGACGATGCGCAAGCGGCTGCATGAATCCTAAACAGGAGACAACCTGGTATGACGCTGCCCAAGTGACGAAGTGCCCGTTCGAAAGGATCACGTTTATCTAGCAGACACATAAAGACAATACACACACAAGGTGGTAGAAGCTGTGGAGATTTTTGAATACATCTTACTCATGCTGGCGGCAATCGCGTTATCCAATTTGCTGAACCGGTTTATCCCGTCCGTTTCGGTCCCTATTATTCAGATTGCTCTCGGGGTCGGGATTACCTATCTGCCTTTGCATTTTGAATTAAGGCTTAACCCCGAGCTGTTTTTACTGTTGTTTATCGCTCCCCTGCTGTTCAATGACGGGCGCCATTCTGACAAAGAAGCGCTGTGGAGCTTGAAGAAACCCATTCTTTTATTAGCGTTGGGCTTGGTATTCATGACGGTAGTTATCCTGGGCTTCTTTCTGAATTGGCTGCTTCCTGTCATCCCGCTGGCTGCGGCTTTTGCGCTGGCTGCGGCACTCGCTCCTACCGATGCCATTGCCGTTGGCGCCCTGGAAGAGAAAATCCACATCCCCCATCAAACGATGAAAATCCTGGAGGGAGAATCCCTGATCAACGACGCTTCGGGGCTGGTATCCTTTCAGTTTGCTGCCGCAGCGATGGTAACCGGCGCTTTCTCCTTGCGTTCGGCCAGTCTGAGCTTTGTAGGAATATCCATCGGAGGCATTGTGCTTGGGCTGCTGCTGACCCTTGTGAAATATGTATTTGTGAAGTGGCTGCGCAAACTGGGCATGGAGAATGTAACGCTGCATATGCTGATTGAGGTCTTAACCCCCTTCGCAGTGTTTCTGGCGGCTGAGGAGCTTGGCGTTAATGGAATCTTGGCGGCTGTCAGCGCGGGTAT
This genomic window contains:
- a CDS encoding helix-turn-helix domain-containing protein; this translates as MLPFSLIEMPRDPNRFPLYPYSVGRHIQYHHVRPGGFPVYQIFLIRTGKGLFRDLETGGETVLESGMAFAYPPDRGHEYYPLSLEPWHVGFIGFHGDLSQGLLEGIGMQPAALPLRPERFEECWEQVGSIWHTVNQQASRQDEQVMQELSVALYRLLLLLRRSDSDTGPAGRLELENVRNEALQKAVSLINEHFTEPLLVSNLAAAVGYSVQHFQRLFLQEYGITPHKYLQNLRLERALQLMRENADIPVQDIALNLGMETNYFIRVFRNTYGCTPGTMRKRLHES
- the kduD gene encoding 2-dehydro-3-deoxy-D-gluconate 5-dehydrogenase KduD; its protein translation is MSSLFSLAGKTAIVTGAAQGLGQGIALAFAEAGADVISASLNASDETVAAAKAFGVKALSIAGDLSDHTKLQGMFDEAVAFTGKVDILVNCAGMIRRTPAKDHSEKDWFDVINLNLNTVFLLSQIAGRHFLERGNGKIINICSMLSYQGGINVPGYTASKHGVAGLTKAFANEWAGSGLNINAIAPGYMATENTAPIRADQNRSDSILDRIPAGRWGTAEDVKGPAVFLASAASDYLNGHILNVDGGWLAR
- a CDS encoding beta-galactosidase; its protein translation is MNMKLSPVSSKIPAMLHGADYNPEQWLKYPEVLREDIRMMKLAKCNVMSVGIFSWVSLEPEEGVFTFHWLDSILDTFAENGIYAFLATPSGARPAWMSAKYPEVLRVERNRVRNLHGVRHNHCYTSPVYRQKTALLNGKLAERYADHPAGIGWHISNEYGGECHCDLCQANFREWLKVKYDDSLDELNHAWWATFWSHTYTSWDQVESPAPHGENQVHGLNLDWRRFVSESTIDFCQHEIDSVRNYNSELPVTTNMHNIDGVDYRKLAKILDVVSWDAYPAWGYTEDNDDARLAAWTAMHHDMFRTFKHKPFLLMESTPSLTNWQSVSKLKRPGMHKLSSLQAVAHGSDSVQYFQWRKSRGSSEKFHGAVIDHSGHAETRVFRDVAEVGRTLAELQDVVGTTTPVQTAIIYDWDNRWAVKDAQGIRNSGLKYEETVLQHYQALWELGIPVDIIGSEEDFSAYKLVIGPMLYLISEDNGKRIEKYVEEGGTFLGTYWSGVVGETDLCHLGGFPGPLRRTLGIWAEETEGLHSRDLNGLVMNSGNALSLEGDYDAHEIAELIHLEGAEALGTYRTDFYARQPALTLNRLGEGRAYHLATRVKDAGFYVELYAAIAKQAGIVRTLDTELPAGVTAQWRTDGAIDYVFVQNFSGMEQSVELDGRAYTELESGEAVPAVLTLPVHGLAILKRAH